Proteins encoded together in one Amphiprion ocellaris isolate individual 3 ecotype Okinawa chromosome 14, ASM2253959v1, whole genome shotgun sequence window:
- the LOC111584724 gene encoding N-acetyllactosaminide beta-1,3-N-acetylglucosaminyltransferase 3-like → MFSVSRTKIFITTLLVLGALIGVLCLRLSKDLTEYKHILLQADTRKSVIRPKPPNRKSTYKYSWPNCQQNISAAIVPGFSSLPHHIQDFLYYRHCRHFPMILDVPDKCGGADGSAEVFLLLVIKSSPANYNRREVLRKTWAKERLQNGVWIRRIFISGITGDGFEKQTLNKLLELEQHENNDILQWDFADSHYNLTLKQILFLEWMDRNCPHVRFLMNGDDDVLANTDNMVEYLKNLKDNGGSKHLYTGHLVEDDIPVRSPDSKYYVPVQVYESESYPTFCSGGGYLLSGYTAHVIYNMSHSITILPMDDVYIAMCVDKAGLRPKFHMGMKPLGHGTPPKIDPLDPCYFREILLVHRFLPADLYVMWKRLHDPDLKCFHINQ, encoded by the coding sequence tgttTCAAGGACAAAAATTTTCATCACCACTCTCTTGGTGCTGGGAGCTCTTATTGGAGTTCTTTGTCTCCGATTATCTAAAGATTTGACTGAATACAAACACATCCTCCTTCAAGCTGATACTAGAAAGTCTGTCATCCGACCAAAGCCACCAAACAGAAAGTCTACCTATAAGTACTCCTGGCCAAATTGTCAACAAAACATATCTGCTGCCATCGTCCCTGGCTTCAGCTCACTTCCTCATCATATACAAGACTTTCTCTACTATCGCCACTGTCGACATTTTCCCATGATACTGGATGTTCCTGACAAATGTGGAGGAGCTGATGGATCTGCAGAAGTCTTTCTTCTATTGGTCATTAAAAGCTCTCCTGCAAACTACAACCGTCGAGAGGTGCTGCGTAAAACCTGGGCTAAAGAGAGATTGCAGAATGGTGTATGGATCCGAAGAATTTTCATCTCGGGAATAACAGGTGACGGCTTTGAGAAACAGACACTGAACAAACTCCTTGAACTGGAGCAACATGAGAACAATGACATCCTCCAGTGGGACTTTGCTGACTCACACTACAACCTCACCTTGAAGCAAATCCTCTTCCTAGAATGGATGGACAGAAACTGTCCACATGTTCGCTTCCTGATGAACGGTGATGATGATGTTCTTGCCAACACAGACAACATGGTTGAGTATCTAAAAAACCTGAAGGACAATGGTGGAAGCAAGCATCTTTATACTGGACACTTGGTGGAGGATGATATACCCGTTCGATCACCAGACAGTAAATATTATGTTCCAGTTCAGGTGTATGAGTCCGAATCATACCCAACTTTTTGTAGTGGTGGAGGATACCTATTGTCTGGCTACACAGCTCATGTCATATACAACATGTCCCACTCTATCACCATTCTTCCCATGGATGATGTTTACATTGCAATGTGTGTGGACAAAGCAGGACTTCGTCCTAAATTCCACATGGGAATGAAACCCCTAGGACATGGCACTCCCCCCAAAATTGATCCATTAGACCCTTGTTATTTTAGAGAAATTCTACTTGTTCACAGATTCCTTCCAGCAGATTTGTATGTTATGTGGAAAAGGTTACATGATCCTGATCTGAAATGCTTTCACATTAACCAGTAG